In the Tepidimicrobium xylanilyticum genome, one interval contains:
- the asnS gene encoding asparagine--tRNA ligase: MAIDIRDIFKESEKYLNKEIEIEGWIRTLRSSKRFGFIEVNDGTFFANLQVVFDETLQNFPEVEKLPISSAISVKGTLVETPEAKQPFEIQAKEISLLAPSDRDYPLQKKRHTFEYLRTIAHLRPRGNTFNAVFRVRSLAAYAIHKFFQDRGFVYVHTPIITGSDAEGAGEMFRVTTFDLTNVPLHENNQVDYTEDFFGRETNLTVSGQLEAEAYALAFKRVYTFGPTFRAENSNTPRHAAEFWMIEPEIAFADLTDNRKLAEDMMKFLLSYVMEKAPEEMKFFNSFIDKGLIERLENIVNSDFECITYTEAINLLQKSKEQFQFPVKWGMDLQTEHERYISEKVFKGPVFIIDYPKDIKAFYMRLNDDENTVAAMDLLVPGVGEIIGGSQREERLDVLEKRIEEMGMKKDDYWWYLELRKYGGVKHAGYGLGFERAIMYMTGMSNIRDVIPFPRTVGSAEF; the protein is encoded by the coding sequence ATGGCAATAGATATAAGAGATATTTTTAAAGAGTCAGAGAAGTATTTAAATAAGGAAATTGAAATTGAAGGATGGATTAGAACATTAAGGTCATCCAAGAGGTTTGGTTTTATTGAAGTAAATGATGGCACTTTTTTTGCTAATTTACAGGTTGTATTTGATGAAACTTTACAAAATTTCCCTGAAGTAGAAAAATTGCCTATTAGTAGTGCCATATCTGTAAAAGGTACCTTAGTGGAAACTCCCGAGGCAAAACAGCCCTTTGAAATTCAGGCAAAAGAAATAAGCTTATTAGCACCATCAGATAGAGATTATCCTTTACAGAAGAAGAGGCATACCTTTGAATATTTAAGGACCATAGCACACTTGAGACCAAGAGGCAATACTTTTAATGCTGTATTTAGAGTAAGGTCATTGGCTGCTTATGCTATTCACAAATTCTTTCAAGACAGGGGTTTTGTATATGTCCATACGCCAATTATAACTGGTAGTGATGCAGAAGGTGCAGGGGAAATGTTTAGGGTTACCACTTTTGATTTAACCAATGTTCCACTACATGAAAACAATCAGGTGGATTATACTGAGGACTTTTTTGGAAGAGAAACAAATTTAACTGTTAGTGGTCAGTTAGAGGCTGAAGCTTACGCATTGGCATTTAAAAGAGTCTATACCTTCGGTCCTACCTTCAGGGCTGAAAACTCCAATACCCCAAGACATGCTGCTGAATTCTGGATGATAGAGCCAGAAATAGCTTTTGCTGATTTAACCGATAACAGGAAATTAGCAGAAGATATGATGAAATTTTTACTATCCTATGTAATGGAAAAGGCTCCAGAGGAAATGAAATTTTTTAACTCATTCATCGATAAGGGATTAATTGAAAGGTTAGAAAATATTGTTAATTCAGATTTTGAATGCATTACTTATACAGAAGCAATAAACCTATTACAAAAATCTAAGGAGCAATTCCAATTTCCTGTAAAATGGGGTATGGATTTGCAAACGGAGCATGAAAGATATATTTCTGAAAAGGTATTTAAAGGGCCAGTGTTTATTATAGATTATCCGAAGGATATTAAGGCTTTTTATATGCGACTTAATGACGATGAAAATACGGTTGCGGCCATGGACTTGTTAGTTCCTGGTGTTGGAGAGATAATTGGAGGAAGCCAAAGGGAAGAAAGGCTGGATGTTTTGGAGAAAAGAATTGAAGAAATGGGCATGAAAAAGGATGATTATTGGTGGTATTTAGAACTAAGAAAATATGGTGGTGTAAAACATGCAGGCTATGGATTGGGGTTTGAAAGAGCAATAATGTATATGACTGGAATGTCCAATATTAGAGATGTTATTCCATTCCCTAGGACTGTTGGGTCAGCAGAATTCTAA
- a CDS encoding replication-associated recombination protein A — protein MDLFTLNMENQLNKNAPLADRMRPKTLEEFVGQEHIIGDNKFLYRAIKADRITSMIFYGPPGTGKTTLAMIIANSTNMSFEKLSAVTSGVKDIREVIHRAEESLKLYNKRTILFIDEIHRFNKAQQDALLPFVERGIIILIGATTENPYFEVNKALLSRMMVIPLYPLTKQDIMRIIKKGLTDKERGLGKYKVKIDEEALDYLITISDGDGRLALNSLEIGVLSTPEDEEGIIKIDLDTIKECILVKTAKYDKGGDEHYNTISAFIKSMRGSDPDATLYWLAKMINAGEDPKFIARRIIICASEDVGNADPQALVLAVAAFNAVDVIGMPEARIILAQAAVYVACAPKSNASYMGINKALEDVKNKPIGEVPNHLKDASYIGANNLGYGKSYLYPHDYERAYVKQQYLPDEFVGRKYYIPTEYGYEKKIKEYLTKLFDKGE, from the coding sequence GTGGATTTATTTACTTTAAATATGGAAAATCAATTAAATAAAAATGCTCCCTTAGCAGATAGAATGAGGCCAAAGACATTAGAGGAATTTGTTGGACAGGAACATATAATTGGAGATAATAAATTTCTATATAGAGCTATAAAGGCAGACAGGATCACTTCTATGATTTTCTATGGTCCACCTGGGACGGGAAAGACTACATTAGCTATGATAATAGCTAATTCGACTAACATGAGCTTTGAAAAATTATCTGCAGTTACATCAGGAGTTAAGGATATTAGAGAGGTAATCCATAGAGCTGAGGAAAGTCTAAAACTATATAATAAGAGGACTATCCTATTTATAGATGAAATCCACAGGTTTAATAAGGCTCAACAAGATGCCTTACTACCTTTTGTAGAAAGGGGTATAATTATCTTAATTGGAGCAACTACCGAAAATCCATATTTTGAGGTAAATAAAGCCTTATTATCTAGAATGATGGTTATTCCTTTGTATCCATTAACCAAACAGGATATAATGAGGATAATTAAAAAAGGATTGACAGATAAAGAAAGAGGATTAGGAAAGTATAAGGTTAAAATAGATGAGGAAGCCTTAGATTATTTGATAACCATATCTGATGGAGATGGAAGGTTGGCTTTAAACTCGTTAGAGATTGGAGTACTTTCTACTCCAGAAGATGAAGAAGGTATAATTAAAATAGATTTGGATACTATAAAAGAATGTATATTGGTGAAAACAGCAAAATATGATAAAGGTGGAGATGAACATTATAATACTATTTCAGCCTTTATTAAGAGCATGAGAGGTTCAGATCCAGATGCAACATTGTATTGGCTTGCGAAGATGATAAATGCTGGAGAGGACCCCAAATTTATAGCTAGGAGAATAATAATTTGTGCCTCAGAAGATGTGGGAAATGCTGACCCCCAAGCTTTAGTTTTAGCAGTAGCAGCTTTTAATGCTGTAGATGTTATTGGAATGCCAGAGGCAAGAATTATATTAGCTCAAGCAGCAGTATATGTGGCATGTGCACCAAAGAGCAACGCATCCTATATGGGAATCAATAAAGCTTTAGAAGATGTTAAAAATAAACCTATTGGAGAGGTACCAAATCATTTAAAGGATGCATCATATATTGGCGCCAATAATTTAGGTTATGGAAAGAGCTATTTATATCCCCATGATTATGAAAGGGCTTATGTTAAACAGCAGTATTTACCTGATGAATTTGTAGGAAGAAAATATTACATACCTACAGAATATGGTTATGAAAAGAAAATAAAAGAATATTTAACTAAATTATTTGACAAAGGTGAATAA
- a CDS encoding S8/S53 family peptidase, translating into MKIVVIDDGILPVFRKELNIIEDIVVSGGNLVINKSDEIPISTDHGFNACKIINEYAPEAELISIRIFNPNEMNADIKDLITAFKYCLDNSIPIIHFSGGSVNLKDDYLLRDIIKDIINNGQAEENNCSMFLSLM; encoded by the coding sequence ATGAAAATAGTTGTAATAGATGATGGAATATTACCTGTATTTAGAAAAGAATTAAACATAATTGAAGATATAGTGGTAAGTGGTGGAAATTTAGTTATTAATAAGAGTGATGAAATCCCAATCAGTACTGACCATGGTTTTAATGCATGTAAAATAATTAACGAATATGCTCCAGAAGCAGAGCTTATTAGTATAAGAATTTTTAATCCCAATGAAATGAATGCAGATATTAAAGATTTAATAACTGCTTTTAAGTACTGTCTAGATAACAGTATCCCTATTATACATTTTAGTGGTGGTTCAGTAAATCTTAAGGATGACTACCTATTAAGAGATATTATAAAGGATATTATTAACAATGGTCAAGCAGAAGAAAACAATTGTAGCATGTTTTTGAGCCTGATGTAG
- a CDS encoding ATP-binding cassette domain-containing protein has translation MTALPSGIALKYYTESLYDLSLEQISNRRKLSYIQQIAFNRDFGQDVRRFESSEVLKNVYDNLWSKLFSQRKKILKNRSRITFILDYLPEVVLVIISGHIIFNIVDGKLNIGDYIFLSGLLGQLWHSTSGFISSSMEIVENKLRMNNYKSLFKYTNKVEDNGTLELKIVDSITFKNVSFIYPLSEKYALKNICFYINNPEHVAFIGLNGSGKSTIIKLLLRFYEPTSGEILINGINISSYTLNSLRRSFSVYFQDMNNFAFTIR, from the coding sequence ATGACTGCCTTACCCTCTGGAATAGCATTAAAATATTATACAGAGTCTCTTTATGATTTAAGTTTAGAACAAATATCAAATAGGAGAAAGCTGTCATATATTCAACAGATAGCTTTTAATAGGGATTTTGGTCAAGATGTGAGACGTTTTGAATCAAGTGAGGTACTAAAAAATGTCTATGATAATCTATGGAGCAAACTATTTAGTCAGCGTAAAAAAATTTTAAAAAATCGCTCTAGGATAACTTTTATATTAGATTACTTACCAGAGGTTGTTCTTGTTATTATAAGTGGTCATATAATTTTTAATATAGTAGATGGAAAATTAAATATAGGGGACTACATATTCTTAAGTGGATTATTAGGACAATTATGGCATTCGACATCTGGCTTTATATCTTCTTCTATGGAAATAGTTGAAAATAAATTAAGGATGAATAATTATAAATCACTTTTTAAATATACAAATAAAGTAGAAGATAATGGTACATTGGAATTGAAAATTGTGGATAGCATTACTTTTAAAAATGTAAGCTTTATTTATCCACTTAGTGAAAAATATGCCTTAAAAAACATCTGTTTTTATATTAATAATCCTGAGCACGTTGCATTCATAGGATTAAATGGTTCAGGCAAATCTACAATTATAAAACTTTTACTTAGGTTTTATGAACCAACCTCTGGAGAAATTTTGATAAATGGCATTAATATATCATCCTATACTCTTAATTCTTTGAGAAGAAGCTTTAGTGTTTATTTTCAAGATATGAATAATTTTGCTTTTACTATTAGATAA
- a CDS encoding ABC transporter ATP-binding protein, which produces MAKLEMKNLYYRYKGANKDVLKDVNCRFEGGQLNAIVGPSGSGKTTLLSIMAGLDKPTQGTITINNIDLNDLDLDEYRRDSVSMVFQAFQLFPLLTALENLSFPMEYKGMDKNQARERSKKILESLGIDGDKQFRYPSNLSGGEQQRVAIGRTLATGAKVILADEPTGNLNDENSYKIIDIFKRLAHEQGFCVIIVTHDMEIAEQSDNVWRIKDGTIEKIK; this is translated from the coding sequence TTGGCAAAGCTTGAGATGAAGAATTTATATTATAGATATAAAGGTGCAAATAAAGATGTACTAAAGGATGTAAACTGTAGATTTGAAGGTGGTCAATTAAATGCAATAGTAGGCCCTTCAGGTAGTGGTAAAACCACACTACTATCTATAATGGCTGGGTTAGATAAGCCAACCCAAGGGACTATTACAATAAACAATATAGATTTAAATGATTTAGACTTAGATGAGTATAGAAGGGATTCTGTATCCATGGTTTTCCAAGCATTTCAGCTATTCCCCCTATTGACTGCTTTGGAAAATCTAAGCTTTCCTATGGAATACAAGGGAATGGATAAGAATCAAGCAAGAGAAAGGAGCAAAAAAATACTAGAATCTCTAGGTATAGATGGAGACAAGCAATTCAGGTATCCATCCAATCTATCAGGTGGAGAACAACAAAGGGTTGCTATAGGTAGAACTTTAGCAACAGGAGCAAAGGTAATTCTTGCAGATGAGCCTACTGGTAATCTTAACGATGAAAACAGTTATAAAATAATAGATATATTTAAACGATTAGCACATGAACAGGGCTTCTGTGTAATTATAGTAACACATGATATGGAAATTGCAGAACAATCTGACAATGTATGGAGAATAAAGGATGGAACTATTGAGAAGATAAAATAG
- a CDS encoding FtsX-like permease family protein: MNIIIYSFLLLFAMLFTVYMYMEIYKNSYAIERILGVTHRSASRYLLIPLYIFTTIGIGLSSYFGYQTAIKNSKKILEEILGKLPCSLDFSINIKFIFPIFLTIAGVFVIQSLLMVLRLKNRSLLEFFRNKNKENEMKGKKLAVVDFDITDSEFSIESLTDVLSSDDLSINVGKGKEAIKGYGKKHIFRSILTTTLMVVVTGLLVGTLTWLINVIELNKDFIDKTISKTTIFGKIEYVGEAKFSFKGDIPEVILDKILKTGLVEDYFAFVDNEYSEINIDRSGIIETIQKDVSKIAYYERYLFMTVLASNKELNSDNGIKLSGVEDQSIIDKFNSYTLTQDEIPILASTVAMDTYNLKIGDKVSLKDAGLNYPDVYGTIVGTFETYGLPTYDVYCKQQFLIPRNKVFETFIFPLEAVRLIVRNGINYVKIDLIFDKEKNKELYYNREEILNQVAKTNSGESTGFKLVIYGEKLTETIRPLEKNLELLSIIYPIILVLSLLIGVALPYLLILRRSEELSIMRVLGVKEVEIKGYVFGESLLLIIVGEIIAIAVINVVTFKSGIYPIWKYLLIIVGYLLASIIGILVSLKNVLYKKPLEMLHVKE, from the coding sequence GTGAATATTATTATATACTCATTTTTATTGCTATTTGCAATGTTGTTTACCGTTTATATGTATATGGAGATTTATAAGAATAGCTATGCTATTGAAAGAATCCTAGGTGTTACACATAGATCTGCATCTAGATATCTACTGATTCCATTATACATTTTTACTACCATAGGAATAGGATTATCCTCTTATTTTGGCTATCAAACTGCTATAAAGAATTCTAAAAAGATATTAGAGGAAATTCTAGGGAAATTACCTTGCAGTTTAGATTTTTCTATTAATATTAAATTTATATTTCCTATATTTCTAACAATAGCAGGAGTTTTTGTAATACAATCCTTACTTATGGTGCTTAGACTTAAAAATAGGTCTTTGCTTGAATTCTTTAGAAATAAAAACAAAGAGAATGAAATGAAAGGCAAAAAGCTGGCTGTGGTTGATTTTGATATAACTGATAGTGAGTTTAGTATCGAAAGCTTAACAGATGTCCTTTCATCTGATGATTTAAGTATTAATGTCGGTAAAGGGAAGGAAGCTATTAAGGGATATGGTAAAAAGCATATTTTTCGATCTATTCTAACTACTACTTTAATGGTAGTTGTAACAGGGCTGTTGGTTGGAACTCTTACATGGTTAATTAATGTAATAGAATTAAACAAGGATTTCATTGATAAAACCATATCTAAAACCACCATATTTGGAAAGATAGAATATGTTGGTGAAGCAAAATTTTCATTTAAAGGGGATATTCCAGAAGTAATTTTAGACAAAATTTTAAAAACTGGTTTAGTAGAAGATTACTTTGCATTTGTAGATAATGAGTATAGTGAAATAAACATTGATAGAAGTGGGATTATAGAGACAATCCAAAAGGACGTTTCAAAAATAGCATATTATGAAAGATATTTATTTATGACGGTATTAGCATCTAATAAAGAGCTGAACTCAGATAACGGAATAAAACTATCTGGAGTAGAGGATCAAAGTATAATCGATAAATTCAATTCTTATACTCTAACACAAGATGAAATTCCAATTTTAGCTTCTACTGTAGCTATGGATACTTATAACTTAAAGATAGGAGATAAAGTATCTTTAAAAGATGCAGGCTTAAACTATCCCGATGTATATGGAACCATTGTAGGTACTTTTGAAACTTATGGACTTCCAACATATGATGTCTATTGTAAACAACAATTCCTAATCCCAAGAAATAAAGTATTTGAAACCTTTATCTTTCCTTTAGAGGCAGTTAGGTTAATTGTAAGAAATGGAATTAATTATGTAAAAATAGATTTAATATTTGATAAAGAGAAGAATAAAGAACTTTACTACAATAGGGAGGAGATATTGAATCAAGTTGCTAAGACCAATAGTGGTGAAAGTACTGGATTTAAACTGGTTATTTATGGCGAAAAACTTACTGAAACCATTAGACCATTAGAGAAAAACCTGGAATTGTTAAGTATTATATATCCAATCATACTAGTATTATCACTGCTAATCGGCGTAGCTTTACCCTATTTATTAATCCTTAGAAGAAGTGAAGAATTATCGATTATGAGAGTCCTTGGAGTAAAAGAAGTGGAAATAAAAGGCTACGTATTTGGGGAAAGCTTATTGCTAATAATTGTTGGAGAAATTATAGCTATTGCAGTAATAAATGTAGTAACTTTTAAATCTGGAATATACCCAATATGGAAGTATCTCCTTATCATAGTAGGATACTTATTAGCAAGTATCATAGGTATTTTGGTCAGTTTAAAAAATGTACTTTATAAAAAGCCATTAGAAATGCTACATGTAAAGGAATAA
- a CDS encoding LytR/AlgR family response regulator transcription factor: MFTIGICEDNIEFLMELKTKIEKKFFQCNLDCEIYCFYSGEEIIKEILNSNIEFDIIFFDIKLLGINGIETARKISELDDSIIFIFITYLNEKVYEVLDLKIFNFIRKIHFHKEIDRILDSLINRLEYLAEKYPFPVGNVKIYLKLYDIIYLELLNRRVIIHTRTTNYTSNYRFSIILYHNYIYI, from the coding sequence TTGTTTACCATTGGAATATGTGAAGATAATATAGAATTTCTAATGGAATTGAAAACAAAAATAGAAAAGAAGTTCTTTCAATGTAATTTAGATTGTGAAATATATTGTTTTTATTCAGGAGAAGAAATCATTAAGGAAATCCTTAATTCCAATATTGAATTCGACATTATTTTTTTTGATATAAAGTTGCTTGGAATAAATGGAATAGAAACAGCAAGAAAAATTAGCGAGCTTGATGATAGTATTATTTTTATATTTATTACCTATTTAAATGAAAAAGTTTATGAAGTATTAGACCTTAAAATTTTCAATTTCATAAGAAAAATCCATTTTCATAAAGAGATAGATCGAATACTTGATTCTTTAATTAATAGACTAGAATATCTAGCAGAAAAATATCCATTTCCAGTGGGTAATGTTAAAATTTATCTTAAGCTTTATGACATCATCTACCTTGAATTACTAAATAGGCGTGTTATTATTCATACCAGAACAACAAACTACACTTCAAATTATCGCTTTTCAATAATACTTTATCATAATTACATTTATATATGA
- a CDS encoding GHKL domain-containing protein gives MNEKYAEGNIHGIDFDIKAIAPPNLNIDDIDLSSVLFNTLDNAIEACINCSEDNRYINLELWPDGNFLYYKIINSYNPDKNYSNKSIYSKKEYLSSGYGLSIIEDIVNKYDG, from the coding sequence TTGAACGAAAAATACGCAGAAGGTAATATTCATGGTATAGATTTTGATATAAAAGCAATTGCTCCTCCAAATCTAAATATTGATGATATTGACTTAAGTTCAGTTCTATTCAATACTCTAGATAATGCGATAGAAGCTTGTATAAATTGTAGCGAAGATAATAGATATATTAATTTAGAACTATGGCCTGATGGAAATTTTCTTTATTACAAAATTATAAATAGCTATAATCCAGATAAAAACTACTCAAATAAATCTATTTATAGTAAAAAAGAATACCTTTCTTCTGGATATGGACTTAGTATAATTGAAGATATTGTCAACAAATATGATGGTTAG
- the orr gene encoding ornithine racemase Orr: MNYPKVQIDLKKLKHNVETIVKLCKEKGIEVAGVTKVFCGNPEIAKVYIDGGVSYLADSRIENLIKLMEFNVPKILLRLPMISEADKVVEYTDISLNSELKTIKELSIVASEKGKKHKIILMVDLGDLREGYFYEDEIYEVVEEILNLKGVELLGIGTNLTCYGGVIPSQKNLGKLVKIGKNIEERFNIKPSIISGGNSSSLHLLLNDVKIQGINMLRLGESLVLGLETAYGNRIQDTYDDVFQLVAEIIEVKEKPSLPVGEIGKNAFGKIPRFEDKGIRKRMIVALGKQDIDFDTIVPEDSKVAILGGSSDHLILDGTDSEVDYKVGDKIKFKLSYGGILRAMTSEYIKKELI; the protein is encoded by the coding sequence ATGAACTATCCTAAAGTTCAAATAGATTTAAAAAAATTAAAACACAATGTAGAAACCATAGTTAAGCTTTGCAAGGAAAAGGGAATTGAAGTAGCTGGTGTAACCAAGGTGTTTTGCGGTAATCCTGAAATTGCTAAGGTTTATATAGATGGTGGTGTAAGCTATTTAGCAGATTCTCGAATTGAAAATTTGATAAAATTGATGGAGTTTAATGTACCTAAAATACTATTAAGACTTCCCATGATTTCGGAAGCGGATAAGGTGGTAGAATATACAGATATATCCCTTAACTCTGAATTAAAGACTATAAAGGAACTATCTATAGTGGCTTCTGAGAAAGGGAAAAAACATAAGATAATATTGATGGTGGATTTAGGTGATTTACGAGAGGGATATTTTTATGAAGATGAAATCTATGAAGTAGTAGAAGAAATTTTAAATTTAAAAGGAGTTGAATTATTAGGCATTGGAACCAATTTAACCTGTTATGGTGGAGTAATACCCAGCCAGAAAAATTTGGGAAAACTTGTGAAGATAGGAAAGAATATAGAGGAAAGATTTAATATCAAACCAAGTATTATATCTGGAGGCAATTCTAGCAGCTTACATCTATTATTAAATGATGTTAAAATACAGGGAATTAATATGTTAAGGTTGGGAGAATCTCTAGTATTGGGATTAGAAACGGCCTATGGAAATAGGATTCAAGACACCTATGATGATGTTTTCCAATTAGTTGCAGAGATAATCGAAGTAAAGGAAAAGCCTTCTTTGCCCGTAGGTGAAATAGGAAAGAATGCCTTTGGGAAAATTCCACGGTTTGAGGATAAGGGCATTAGAAAAAGGATGATAGTAGCCCTAGGAAAACAAGATATAGATTTTGATACTATAGTTCCAGAAGATTCAAAAGTTGCAATATTAGGAGGAAGTAGCGACCATTTAATACTGGATGGAACAGATAGCGAGGTAGATTATAAAGTTGGAGATAAAATAAAGTTTAAACTTAGTTATGGTGGAATATTAAGAGCCATGACATCAGAGTATATAAAAAAGGAATTAATTTAA
- a CDS encoding GlmL-related ornithine degradation protein, whose product MKIELLIAEIGSTTTVVNAFNISSCPSFIGQGQSPTTVEEGDVNIGLKSAIENLANNLGEAQIEYDELIATSSAAGGLRMTVHGLVYDMTVRAAKEAALGAGANIKYITAGKLRNSDLEKIKKINPNIILIAGGVDYGERDTALYNSELIASLDLNIPVIYAGNIDNHEEVKEIFEGKSAELYIVENVYPKIDQLNIEPTRKVIQEVFEKHIIHAPGMEKVRDMVTGPIMPTPGAVMEASKLLYEEIGDLITIDVGGATTDVHSVTEGSEEISRILINPEPLAKRTVEGDLGVYVNMLNIVNMVGKEELMKELALSADELESLLENNKPIPQSKLEKRFIEELTLHAVLTAVKRHAGKLRHLYGPSGKKTLAEGKDLTKVKAIIGTGGALTRLPNRIKILRQIAIRAKGDELLPTKEAEIFIDNQYIMASLGVMSRKYPEASLKLLKATLNYD is encoded by the coding sequence ATGAAAATAGAACTATTAATTGCTGAAATAGGAAGTACTACTACAGTAGTAAATGCCTTTAACATAAGCTCTTGCCCGAGTTTCATTGGGCAAGGGCAATCCCCCACTACAGTAGAAGAAGGGGATGTTAATATAGGGTTAAAATCCGCCATTGAGAACTTAGCCAATAATTTAGGAGAAGCTCAAATCGAATACGATGAACTAATTGCTACTAGTAGTGCTGCTGGAGGATTGAGGATGACCGTCCATGGATTAGTCTATGATATGACGGTTAGAGCAGCAAAGGAAGCTGCCTTGGGAGCAGGGGCTAATATTAAATATATTACTGCTGGTAAACTTAGAAATTCAGATTTAGAAAAGATAAAGAAGATCAATCCAAATATCATCCTTATTGCTGGTGGGGTAGATTACGGCGAAAGAGATACAGCCCTTTATAATTCGGAACTGATTGCCAGTTTAGACTTAAATATTCCTGTAATATATGCTGGGAATATTGATAACCATGAGGAAGTTAAGGAGATATTTGAAGGTAAAAGTGCTGAGCTCTATATAGTTGAAAATGTATATCCAAAAATAGACCAATTGAATATTGAACCTACTAGAAAAGTTATACAGGAAGTTTTTGAAAAACATATAATCCATGCACCGGGCATGGAAAAGGTAAGGGATATGGTAACAGGTCCAATTATGCCTACACCTGGAGCGGTTATGGAAGCTAGTAAACTATTGTATGAGGAAATAGGAGACTTAATTACTATAGATGTAGGAGGAGCTACAACAGATGTCCATTCCGTTACTGAAGGCAGCGAAGAAATTTCTAGAATCTTAATAAATCCAGAACCTTTAGCTAAAAGGACGGTAGAAGGTGATTTAGGTGTATATGTGAATATGTTAAATATAGTGAATATGGTGGGAAAAGAGGAACTAATGAAAGAATTGGCTTTATCAGCGGATGAACTGGAAAGTCTATTGGAGAACAATAAGCCTATTCCACAGTCCAAATTAGAAAAACGCTTCATAGAAGAGCTGACTCTCCATGCTGTTTTAACAGCAGTAAAAAGGCATGCAGGTAAATTGAGACATCTATATGGGCCCTCTGGCAAGAAAACTTTAGCAGAAGGAAAAGACTTAACTAAGGTCAAGGCCATAATAGGCACTGGTGGAGCTTTAACAAGGCTGCCTAATAGGATAAAGATTTTAAGGCAAATTGCCATAAGAGCTAAAGGTGATGAATTACTACCTACCAAAGAAGCTGAAATTTTCATAGATAACCAATATATTATGGCTTCCTTGGGAGTTATGTCAAGAAAATATCCAGAGGCGTCTTTAAAACTTTTGAAAGCTACTCTTAATTATGATTAA